The Periophthalmus magnuspinnatus isolate fPerMag1 chromosome 19, fPerMag1.2.pri, whole genome shotgun sequence region aatgaatttacttttttgtagccgtttttctttgtatatttttgtttgcttaaactgcgaacatgttaaaaaataaacccctcactacttttcagtctagttaaaaaatgtagtagaataTAGCCTAGTAAGTAAAGCATAGACTATTGGACTTTAACAACATGGTCAACCTTAAAAGAGCTTGCCTAATTTATAAGGTCCTACACTCCCTCCCACCACCTTTAAAGGAGTtcacattaaatataaagacaatttaGCAAAGACCACATGTGCCACCACCAGAGGTGACCTGCTGATCCCCCACAGATggaccacctttggtcagaatgtattatctgtccaaggtggaaacctgtggaatagtctcccggtaaccctgagagaatgtcccatgtacagttcttttaaagctcaaatgaaaaactggtcGTGGTCAAATCAAACATACATCATCTGGAGTGACAGtgtgattttatgttttctatAGGGACCTATTTTTATGTAtggacaaaatatgaaggggCGGGAATAAAATAATGGGGACTGTGtaatgaatggaatgtgcaatattttggatggtgcaataatcggaactgtgcaatgagtgtaatgtgcaattaagAGAATTGTGCAataagtggaatgtgcaattatgggaatTGTGAAATGAGTGTAgtgtgaatttttcttttgtgaccccagcccttgggacaatggatggaaatgTACCTTTGCctataatctggtgtgtttacTTTCATATTGAATCATGTCtcttcattaacatgcattgtcccaaacaaacaaacaaacaaataaataaaagtagaaaatacagatacctgctctcaccCACTTTACCCACTAcctactttaaaatctacttaagtacagatatctaaaatttatacttaaatacaatacttttacttcattgaGTTTGAATACTGGTGAGGTGTGAACTCACAGAAAATGCCATAAGCTTTAGTTATCTCTTTAAAGCAATGTAGCTAATAGGTATACATTGAtctataaaaaatgtgttatgacTTGTTGCCATATTCCTTACCCTAAATGCTCCTTATTCCTTAGATGACTTTGAAGATAAGGACCTCTGAAATTCTTACCATGTGCCGTGGACGGTCCCGGGACCACACTTTGGACCTGGTAAAGCCTGGTGCAAAGGTGAATGGAGAGAACAAAAAGGAGTTGGTGTgccagaggaaggagaggaggcaaAGAGAGGCGAGGGCAATGAGCTGGATTCAATGCCATCTGACAGGTCCAGCTGGGAGTGTGCCCACCCTGCAGCACCGCAAAACCCCTCAATATGGACGCCAATTACTGCTGCCCGCGCGACCGTGACATGCGACATCACCggacctcctctctctctccgccatCTTCCCTCAAACCCTCCCACCAAacttagaaataaataaatatacatcaaATTTTCCCACCATCTGTGCGAGAGTGACAGCAACCTATTTACCCTACCATGcaaaacacatacacaagcaATGGGGCCAATATATGAAATAAAGGACTTCATTGTCAGACTTGGATGGCATGAAATAGTAGACTACAAGCATAGGCTATTGTTCGACAGATGCGGAGGAATTCGGTCCATGTCTTTATGCAGAATTGGGCGTGGTATATTGGAGTTGGCAGTGTTAGAAAGAGAGGCAGCAGCATGGCACACAGGAAGTATATTGGCACCTCCGCACAACGCTGCTGCAGAGGAGGTGGGCCCAAATTTAGCAAAATCGGCTTTGATATTTCCGTACGTGTGTTGTCTTTAATGATCACAAGCAAAGCCCAAATGAAAATGAAGGTAACATCTGAGTGTGGTTTGGAGACTGGCTGACAACGCAATGGAGCCAAAATGGACAATGAATAATAGAAATgagcaaataaaacacaaactgcttCAATGCTGACTCAagtcattttgaataaataaccaAAGAAAGCCTAAAATGTCCAGTGACCAAAGTGAGGTGCTCTTGCGTTCTCTGTAATGGACTTGCACctgatcaaaaataaataaattaataaataaagattGGTAACTTTTACATTATTTGCTCTTTTTATTCATTATCCCAAATTAAATTCATGATGTATCCTAAATTATGTTCCGTCTCTGATTGTTTCTCAACATAATACTGCAAAAGTTgggtattaaaatgtattttttctaaaaGATCTAGCCAAAAATATAACTGTTTTGATTTGCTCTTCAAACGCccatgtaattattttaaatgaataatgtgaaattatgTTATTGAGTTAATCCACAAATAATGAATCCCATAAATGTTTTCTCAGATTAGAGACACTACAACTGTCCAGATGGTGAGAGGGATTTCGGCCTGGCTCCATGGGGCCTTATGGCACTTGTTGTGTGTGCAACTTTAGTGGATCATTTCATTATTTGTACTGCAGCAAGAATGCCATACTGGATTATTTTATTACTGTCATAGCAcggtttttaaaattttaaatcagaGATTTCAAATGAAGTAATTTATTTTGTAGGATTAGATACATTAATTGGTTCTCTATATGCACTCCCAATCTTggccaaataataataataataataataataataataataataataataataataataataataataataataataataataataataataataataataataataataataacatacaacaatacattttaagtataaaATAGGCTACCTCATGTTTTGTACGACATGATAAAAGCTAAATCTAAAGCTTTTACAGTCGGTCGCTGGACATTGAGTTTTCTAACCGCGCGATGTAATGAACAGATGCTGGGTGAATTAGGAAAGAAATACCGGGTCCCTCCCACAAGGGCCACTTTGGCAGGGGCCGCCTGGCTCCACGTGCCGCAGCTGGCACCAGGCTCGCGCTGCAGGTTTCACTCGTGCTGCGTTATGGCTCTGTGGTTATAGGAGCTTTAGCTCCAAGTCTGTATAGGCTCTCCACGTTTAGTGACTTGGCACGGCCCCTTGTCCTTCACCTGCGGGTCTTCTGTCGCGGGACATGCTGGGAAGGTCACGCAGAAATCTAATTCTCTTTTAATAGGGCTGAAATTGACACGCGCACAAGTGTGTCAAAATCAACAaccaaatataacacaaaaacattatcACATATCATCAATGCtattcaaaaacaataaaaacaaaataaaacaaaactgcttTATCTTTGGTAAATTTAACAAATGAAAGAAGTTTTGATGccacttaaataaaaatcctAAAAAGGCAAAGGTGACTGCACATTTATTTTGCCATGCACATTATTATTAGACCTATTCTTTTGCCTTCTCTAATTCTTTCACTTCCGAAGTTTGCATCAAAAGTTGTTCTTGAAATTACTTCTTAGAGTCAGATTAATGAAATAATCTTTGTTAAAGGTAAGACAAGATTCAACACTTTTTCATGGGTTCTTTTTGGCCCTTCGTTGGAAACTGAAATAAGTCTAATGTcttctcaaaacaaaacaggttgTCGATTCCTATCCTTTTTTTTATGCTAGCCTAAATACCACTATagtcatatttatattttatttatttacatcagtgtgtttacattttctttgtcaCCTATAGTATTCTGCTGCAGGAGCCTGAGTGTCCAGACGCGCAGAGCGCGGGTGAGTGTGTGCGCTGCAGCATATGGGCCCAGGGCAGGGCTCCAAAGACTCTGGTCAGAGAAACAGCCACCAGCaccatcattttatttgttcaaatcACACAGGTTTTTGTAGTATTAAGAGGCTTTAAATCAAACACAGTAgactgtttttaaactgtttagTGTTTAATGTTGGTCTATGCCTCGGGACATATTTATACTTTGACTTGATATTATagtctatatattttttattagggTATTTGTCTATACAACCTCAACCGTGAATTTCAGTCAAAACCATTATTTACAAATTGGCAGTCGGATACACACCGCAACAGGTTGTTAAACTTTGTCTATTCACGTTTTAACAAGGTTTATCAAAACGTTAGGctttttagttttcttttttcttttcttttgttttttcttcatggcTGACTTTGTTATTTTACATAGGCCCAAGTCCCTGAGAGTACTGCACATACACCACATGTACATGCAGAGttcgtgtttttattttgggggtttatttaaatgtttcactCTGGTGTCAcgcattgatttatttatttaaccactAGACTActttataaattaaataaattattttggtCTGAATTCAGTTCGTTGCTTTACAGTTTAGCTTGTGTCGGGGAAAATcactttttgtgatttttatttcattaaacatAAGTGCATTTGCGTTTGGCCAGTTCAAAGCCTGTGTTCAGTggacaatatttttatttaggtGAAACTGTCCGTGTGTCGGGCCATATTATTGTCTGCTGTTGGGATTCTTGCTTGAAAAAAGTAAATGACAAAAGaccattataaaacattttatttgtttcgGATCCGGTACATTGCACTGTTCATAGACAGATAGAACGGACAGACTGTACAGGGTTGACACACACCTTCATTCAAACTATGAACACAGAGGACTGTCATTGATCCACGTGCCTCGTGTCACGCTCAGTTGTGGAAAAACGCATTGAGATCCTCATACTGTGCGCCACGATCATGATGCAGGTGCACGTCGTGGAAAGGTGGGATGTTTTCCGCGTGTGCACCACTGTTGCGCGCTCCAGATGACCCAAAGGATATGTTGTTCCTGGACGTGGTAAGTCCAGAGTAATGCATAGAATAATGGTAATTCCTGTCTGAGTCCGAGGACTCATGCTGCCGGCTCGAGCACACGGGGCTGTGCGCGGCCTCGTAGTCCGGGCTGCTGTACTCCGAGGCCTCATAGGCAGAGCTGTAGCTTTGGGCGCGCAGGCTCAAGGGGCCCGCTCCAGGCTGGTAGTGCGGGCTGGAAAGTCGTGAGCATCGGTAGGAGTAGGGCACAGAGAAAGGCGAACCTGCCATGTGAAAGCGCGCACCGTCCGCGCACTGCTCCGTCAGGTAATTCCGGGTGTTGAGCTGCATGCAACCCGCGACCAGGTTTGTGGTGGGCTGAGACAGTCCTTTGCACAGCATTTGCACGTACGTCACCACGTCAGGTCGTTTACCATTGCGCAAGATCTCCCCCAGAGCCAGGATGTAGTTCTTGGCGAGACGTAGAGTCTCTATCTTTGACAGTTTCTGAGTTTTAGAATAACACGGGACGACTTTGCGCAGATTGTCCAGTGCTGAATTCAAGTCGTGCATGCGCGTGCGTTCCCGCGCGTTTGCCTTCATGCGCCGCACTTTGGACCGTTCCACGCGCTCCGCGGTCATCTTACGTTTTTTAGGTCCGCGCTTCTTGGGCTTTCCACCTAAACCGTTCTCGTCCCCACAGTCCTCTTCCTcggcttcctcctcttcctcctcgtcctcgtcGTCTCCCGCGAGCTCAGACTCGGCCCTGCTGCTGCCCTCCTGCGCATCATCCAGGTCGTTCTCCATTAGTGCGCTCGTGTCATTATCATCTTCTTTCGCCTTCTCGTGCTCGTGCTCCTCTGCCCAGTCCGCCGCGAGCCGCTGAACGTCCGGCAGCACCTCGCTGAAGAGACGACTCAACATCGTGCAGCAGTCTGCAACAGACACAAGTGTTGGAGTTCAATTCCGTCCTCTATAAGAACATTCCTGCACTGTAGTCTGATCCAGGGCCTCACAGCCTATCTCCCTCAGCCAGTGTCAGTAATATGTTACGCATatgtttagacattttttcaaaGACTGTCAATGTCACatggaaaaagacaaaaaatgttGTCACAGTTATTGAAAATTGTGTTGTAATTCTAACCATTTCAAAACATCAGAGGGATTGGCACCTCGCTCATTCAAAGAGTTTATTTAATGTGACTTTGGTATTAATTACAGtcaatctaaaaataaaatatgattatttAATGGCACACAGCAACAGTGTGTGGCCCGGTCTGTCCCCTGCAGCGGTGCGGTGCACAGTCGTGGCCTCCTCTCGCGCCTCTCGGGACACATTACAGCGGCGTGTGGAGGTGCGCGAGCCTAGTCCTGTCCCAGATCATAAATTAGCTCTGCAAGGGACACTGTCAGGCCAGAGGCCACCGTCTAGTTTACTGCAACATTATGAACTGTGGAAAATACAAAAGTACAACATCAGGGCAGtggctgaaaaacattttaaaaaggccTACACGGCAATAGGGTTTTAATCATGGCTGAAATTGAAAGGTCATATTAACACACTTTATTGATCATAACCGTTGTTGCTAAATCTGGCAGCTTcgtttttctgtttatattcTGTTaccaattgaataaatgtagttATTAATCTTATACGAGCAATTCCAATCCAATAAAATTTGTCATATGTCACACACTTCGCTGGTGTTCCGCGCTCAGCTGTGCGTAAAGTGGCTATAGACACACTCCTCTTGATAATCTTGTAAACACAATGTAATTAATGCCAACCAATACCTTGTCAATTAGTGTCCTCTAAGGATAACTCAACCCCCACTCGTGCGCGCACACATGAACGGTTATGGTATTGTGTTTCATGATTTTCATATTAAATGGATAATATTGTAATTCACAAAGCAGATTTACGCAGCGATCTGGGCACTTGCGTTAATCCTACTTTGGGGATTATATTGGATTTTGCtaaaataaaatcctttcagAACCCGTGCAGATAGATCGATGTGCTCGAAAATAAAGATGGTATCGAAAACAGGTTGAATGCTTGCTTCAAAAACAACGAGAAAGCCAAAGCTgtaaacatacaaaacaaagagaaaaagcCTACGGGCTTTATGTGTAAGAGCAGTTATTGCATGCACGTACCTCCGCGGTGATGGAACTCGTTGACGGGGTAAAAGCAGGTTTGTTTACACCATGTCTCTCCAGGTGGGCATCACATCCGCGTGCCTTGCGACAGGACAGGATCGTTGTATGTTGTCCTCTAaacacctctcctctctgcgtCTGTTCCTGTGTCTGCGCCGCTGCCTGACTACTTCTGCTGCTGCAGCTCTCCCCAGCCCAGACGCGTGGAGGGAGCCGTGTGGCACCTCACAGACACGACTGGGTGGGTTACATACCAGCTCTTGATGCCAGGCCCATATGGCTGGCACGTCATTGGCAAGAGCCATCACATGAGAGCCCCGTGATTGACATGCGGCCGCATTCACAGAGACTGGCTTCCCCTGGGGGAGAAGGACTCGCCATCTGTCACTGTGCTGAAAGAGAAAATGGAATAAGGAGTGAATGGCGCACGCACAAACGCACTGGATTGAAAACGTTTTATTGAGGGAAAGAGGGTTAATCCATATAGGAAGTTTGTCAGATAATCCTGCACAAGCAAATGATGCCACTTGCGTATTATGTTTACGAGCTATTTTTCTTTGGAACGGGATAACAATGTGTAAATTATGATCTACAAAATGAGGAGACAACGGGAAATATATATTTCAAGACAAATTTGTAAACATCCTTTTGATAATGTAATTTATCTAATGTCACCTCTAACAAAGGCCTGGCCCCAAAATACGCAACCGTAAAGATCAGAGTCAGAGAGCAATTGCCTAAACGAGTCATTTGAAAGGGCTAAGCAGTGCGTCTGCACGGGCTGCCAGGCCTGGCACATGTGCCACTGGGCGACTGGTGGGCGTGATGATGCCAAAGGTGGCACACGCACATGGAAGCCAAATGATGAGACAAGACAAGGAAGAGGCTCAGACTAATCAGTGTGTGAGGAGATGGTTGGTGGGGCGTTaatgaaattattcaaaattaaatttgtcattagactattattattgttaccaTTATTAGTCGTGGTAGACGTATGGGCCTACGTGTAgcattatgtattatttaataataatcagctctattttttattaataatgatcTACCAATAGGCCTAATTGATGAGAGCCAGTAGCATTCTTCAGTTGGATATGAGTGACATCTAGTGATCAGAATACGCCAGTACAGAAAGAATGCACTATTTAGTGCGCTCAAAGCACGGCCATGCagtctttttcaaatttctaaaaTATGGCCTATCTAAATTATTGGTGAATTTAAGCCATtcatttttaagaaaataataacTTTGTCTTTAGGTGACGGTGAAAAGTGTCATAAAGGCCTACCAAACTCAACGCTTAATGGTTGGTAGCCTTACGTGGACACTGGTGACATCTGGTGGATAGTTTGCGTTGTTGCAGTTTTTATGCACGTGAGAGGTGATTGTGACTGGCCAGTTTCTAcagaagcaaaaaataaaagtgacccATATGATCCCTTGGTGAAGTTTGGTCGGTTGAAGAGCCTTGTTTTGACCCTGACACTAAAAGGCGAAAGGTGAAACTCATCCATCAACACGTCGAAAATTAATTATTGTTTGAATTTAATCCGttctatttttatacatttaattccTCCTCATACCTCCCCAGGCCTGGACATACTATAGAATGTTATCAGGAGTAGGTGCACATTTTTACGCAAGAACCACGCGCTCATCATGGTTATTGCTTTACCAAATCTCCATGTTTTCCAGAACCCGTTTCCATGGCAATGCACTTCTCAACTCGAGGAATATCGTTCAGAATTTCAGTGGACACACAATGAAGGGAAAGACCAAAACCAGTTTATATCCCACCATGGATGTTATTTATTATGTGATTTTTCGGAGATGCGTCAAAGCACTACATACTACATTTCCCTCCAAAATAAATGTACACTTCTAGACTGCATTAGGTTTGAAAGTCCGGGATTATGGTCAAGGGAGGTGTAGTTGAATATCGAGAGAGATTGAAGTACCATAATCCCTAGCGCCACTGAACGCACCACACATCTTCTGGTACGCGCTCCAGCCTACCTTCACTCAATCCCGCCACATCTTCATCACTCCTCACTCCGACACAGGGGAGAACACAGGgtatttgaaagaaacaaaacaaacttaatCTGCACATTAGATACAAGTAACCGTAGAATAACACGACGCGTTAAATTATAGGTTGTTTTGGTACTTTTCTATTGGAACTTTCTCAGCTGTTGCCCCCTGGATGTGACCATGGATCCTCTGCTGCCCTTAAACCCGGAGCTCACTGACCCAGAGGCGGATCtggaggaggacgagaggaaGAAGATTCAGTTCTCTGTACCGTCCACTGGGCCGCCACAACTGGACCCTC contains the following coding sequences:
- the neurod2 gene encoding neurogenic differentiation factor 2 — its product is MLSRLFSEVLPDVQRLAADWAEEHEHEKAKEDDNDTSALMENDLDDAQEGSSRAESELAGDDEDEEEEEEAEEEDCGDENGLGGKPKKRGPKKRKMTAERVERSKVRRMKANARERTRMHDLNSALDNLRKVVPCYSKTQKLSKIETLRLAKNYILALGEILRNGKRPDVVTYVQMLCKGLSQPTTNLVAGCMQLNTRNYLTEQCADGARFHMAGSPFSVPYSYRCSRLSSPHYQPGAGPLSLRAQSYSSAYEASEYSSPDYEAAHSPVCSSRQHESSDSDRNYHYSMHYSGLTTSRNNISFGSSGARNSGAHAENIPPFHDVHLHHDRGAQYEDLNAFFHN